The proteins below come from a single Alnus glutinosa chromosome 9, dhAlnGlut1.1, whole genome shotgun sequence genomic window:
- the LOC133876716 gene encoding uncharacterized protein LOC133876716: MDPDTGTEGSNAAEAWVTNIDVLYTTLGCTNEQKVQYLALQLTGEAGRWWNARKVLLGEGTVITWEMFKVEYNRLFFPKSQRQLRAIEFQNLVQGDMNVEQYSTRFMELARFAANLIPDEETMAERFENGLNPRIRERVICLEIKDYARLVEVASLAKRGIRESAAAFELKKRSRQQMTHPVKRQAI; the protein is encoded by the exons atggatcctgatactg GAACCGAAGGGTCGAATGCTGCGGAAGCATGGGTCACAAACATAGATGTGTTATACACTACTCTCGGCTGTACAAACGAGCAGAAAGTTCAGTACCTTGCACTGCAGCTGACGGGTGAAGCTGGGAGATGGTGGAATGCGAGGAAGGTGCTACTTGGGGAAGGAACGGTGATCACTTGGGAGATGTTCAAAGTAGAGTACAACCGGCTCTTTTTCCCTAAATCCCAAAGGCAACTTCGAGCAATAGAATTCCAAAATCTTGTTCAGGGTGACATGAATGTAGAACAATATTCCACTAGATTTATGGAGCTAGCCAGGTTCGCGGCCAACCTCATTCCTGATGAAGAAACGATGGCAGAACGATTTGAGAATGGCCTCAACCCTCGTATCAGGGAGAGGGTAATTTGTTTGGAAATAAAGGACTATGCAAGATTGGTGGAAGTTGCATCACTGGCTAAAAGAGGAATACGAGAATCAGCAGCGGCATTTGAATTGAAGAAACGTTCGAGGCAGCAGATGACACACCCAGTCAAGAGGCAGGCTATTTGA
- the LOC133876972 gene encoding uncharacterized protein LOC133876972 has translation MKQLRALQNTPHCMGTKSYARLSYEEVVKDVTPPTRAKSYITTHVRKYESYPNDIANERCEMMVANANRPFRIVKRDKVLSCAIERVLEGEWARHKAQMDEVLERALEGERAHKAQMDEVLAAQSEIMSCFSQIELMWRQSEFLAVVSNNNAVPNKNFHTSYECDIFC, from the exons ATGAAGCAATTACGAGCATTGCAAAATACTCCTCATTGCATGGGGACCAAAAGTTATGCGAGGTTGTCATACGAAGAA GTTGTCAAGGATGTCACTCCTCCTACGCGAGCAAAATCGTACATAACAACTCATGTGAGGAAGTATGAAAGCTATCCAAATGACATAGCAAATGAGAGATGT GAGATGATGGTAGCTAATGCCAACCGACCCTTCCGAATCGTCAAGCGTGACAAAGTACTCTCTTGTGCGATCGAGAGAGTACTCGAGGGTGAGTGGGCACGACACAAGGCACAAATGGATGAGGTGTTGGAGAGAGCACTTGAGGGTGAGCGGGCTCACAAGGCACAAATGGATGAGGTCTTGGCGGCACAGTCTGAGATTATGTCCTGCTTTAGCCAAATAGAGTTAATGTGGCGCCAGTCAGAATTCTTAGCCGTAGTCTCTAATAATAACGCAGTGCCAAACAAAAATTTTCATACTTCATATGAATGTGATATCTTTTGTTGA